A portion of the Deltaproteobacteria bacterium genome contains these proteins:
- a CDS encoding polyprenyl synthetase family protein codes for MALDSLADGRPSGAGCVVRDTWVAPHLDRILDRARVATGKRFRSRMVELSGRLILAYSQRPLTEDASSRLTLAGQAIEDIHLGSLVIDDIQDGSLVRRGQPSLHQQVGVPLALNAGNWLYFSALKSLMKIPWSSVCECEAVDLAIESMLQAHEGQAIDLGVDITTVPDHLVASAVEASSNRKTGALMAAAFGLGFLAAHPDGEFETSLYRDFQKFGRQWGVALQMFDDLGAFQQSLLGLEPPEKQFEDFRNRRPCFFWTLAIGNWSGASSIQRRTVSAFVDSLARLNFSDTAYDFQLVSNLPEFRSFSDLVAESNLIQQGAQLAMRRSELAIDELASSMATENVELLNEFNFLRKISLDLAQAYGNFATMTSKNANVVSGERFEGAQV; via the coding sequence GTGGCGTTAGATTCGTTAGCAGACGGGCGTCCTTCTGGAGCCGGTTGTGTCGTTCGAGACACATGGGTTGCGCCACACCTTGACCGCATATTAGATCGCGCTCGCGTAGCAACTGGAAAACGATTTCGATCGCGAATGGTCGAACTTTCTGGCCGGTTGATCCTTGCTTACAGTCAACGACCATTGACCGAAGACGCTTCGTCGCGACTGACTCTTGCAGGTCAAGCGATCGAGGACATTCATTTAGGAAGTCTGGTAATTGATGACATTCAAGACGGAAGCCTCGTGCGACGTGGGCAGCCATCACTGCACCAACAGGTGGGCGTTCCGCTAGCGTTAAATGCGGGTAACTGGCTTTATTTTTCGGCGCTCAAAAGCCTCATGAAAATTCCTTGGAGCTCAGTCTGCGAATGTGAGGCAGTGGACCTCGCCATCGAATCGATGTTGCAGGCTCACGAGGGCCAGGCCATTGATCTCGGTGTGGACATAACAACAGTCCCGGATCACCTCGTAGCAAGTGCTGTCGAAGCCTCTTCGAATCGAAAGACGGGCGCGCTGATGGCAGCCGCCTTTGGTTTAGGGTTTCTTGCCGCACACCCTGACGGTGAGTTTGAAACAAGTCTCTATCGAGACTTTCAGAAGTTCGGGCGCCAATGGGGCGTCGCCCTTCAAATGTTCGATGACTTGGGCGCATTTCAGCAAAGCCTTCTCGGTCTCGAGCCTCCCGAGAAACAATTCGAAGATTTTCGCAACCGGCGTCCATGTTTCTTTTGGACTTTGGCTATCGGAAATTGGAGCGGCGCTAGTTCGATTCAGAGAAGGACTGTCTCAGCGTTCGTAGATTCCTTGGCGAGACTTAATTTTTCTGACACCGCCTACGACTTTCAGCTTGTTTCTAATCTACCAGAGTTCCGGTCATTTTCTGATCTGGTTGCAGAATCGAATCTCATTCAACAGGGGGCTCAGCTGGCGATGCGACGATCCGAGCTCGCTATTGATGAATTGGCTTCGAGCATGGCGACAGAAAATGTTGAACTTCTCAATGAATTTAATTTTTTGCGAAAGATTAGTTTAGATCTCGCGCAAGCTTATGGAAACTTTGCGACAATGACCTCGAAAAATGCGAACGTAGTGAGTGGCGAACGATTTGAAGGAGCCCAAGTATGA
- a CDS encoding phytoene desaturase, whose amino-acid sequence MNSDFKSDKKGARVAVIGSGFGGLSVAIRLQAKGFQVKIFEKRDQPGGRAYVYREKGFTFDAGPTVITAPESLEELFQLTGKRMADYVEMIPVSPFYRLLWDDGFKFDYSNNEKELYEQIGKKSPEDVSGYKRFLEYSKEVFDEGYTKLAATPFLHIWSMVKVSPQLVRLGAHRSVYATVSKFIKDKHLREAFSFHSLLVGGNPFSTSSIYTLIHFLERNWGVFFPRGGTGALVKAMVKYFEELGGEISLKAEIENIETKGGAVCGVRSKNGEMWACDAVVSNGDVLHTYKDLLKSEPKARSSERRLEKSDYSMSLFLIYFGTKKKYPNLAHHNVLFGPRYKELLEEIFVKGGELPEDFSLYLHAPSLSDASLAPEGSECFYVLAPVAHLGKLKIDWKTEGPKYADRILSYMEEKYLPGLKENLVVQKIFTPEDFKYELNSHLGAAFSLEPKLTQSAYFRQHNRDSKIGGLYFVGAGTHPGAGVPGVVNSAKATAGLMIEDLGKLFGAKSGLSKVAANDPAKTDIARTVNMPASQNERGPDANV is encoded by the coding sequence ATGAACTCAGATTTCAAGAGCGATAAAAAAGGCGCACGCGTTGCTGTGATCGGAAGCGGATTTGGTGGTCTCAGCGTTGCGATTCGGCTTCAGGCAAAAGGCTTTCAGGTAAAGATTTTTGAAAAGCGAGACCAACCTGGTGGACGCGCCTATGTGTACCGAGAAAAAGGCTTCACCTTTGATGCGGGACCTACTGTCATTACGGCACCGGAATCGCTGGAAGAACTTTTTCAGCTTACCGGCAAGCGCATGGCGGATTATGTCGAAATGATTCCAGTTTCCCCATTCTACCGATTGCTTTGGGATGATGGCTTCAAATTTGATTATTCCAACAATGAAAAAGAACTGTACGAACAGATCGGTAAGAAATCACCGGAAGATGTCAGTGGATACAAGCGTTTCCTCGAATACTCTAAGGAAGTGTTCGACGAAGGTTACACGAAGCTCGCCGCAACCCCGTTTCTGCACATCTGGAGCATGGTTAAAGTTTCGCCTCAACTGGTGCGCTTAGGCGCACACCGCAGTGTTTACGCGACCGTGTCCAAGTTTATTAAAGACAAACACTTGCGCGAAGCATTCAGCTTTCATTCTTTGTTGGTGGGCGGAAATCCGTTTTCCACATCGTCGATCTACACGTTGATTCATTTTCTTGAGCGCAACTGGGGCGTGTTTTTTCCCCGGGGCGGTACGGGCGCGCTTGTTAAGGCGATGGTTAAATATTTTGAAGAGCTTGGCGGAGAAATTTCGCTGAAGGCGGAAATTGAAAATATTGAAACCAAGGGCGGGGCCGTTTGCGGTGTTCGTTCGAAAAACGGAGAGATGTGGGCCTGCGACGCTGTCGTCAGCAACGGCGATGTCTTGCACACATACAAAGATCTTTTGAAAAGTGAGCCCAAAGCAAGATCCAGCGAGCGACGACTTGAAAAATCAGACTACTCGATGTCGTTGTTCCTGATCTACTTCGGCACTAAAAAGAAGTACCCGAACCTCGCTCACCACAACGTTCTATTCGGACCACGTTATAAGGAGCTGTTGGAAGAGATTTTTGTCAAAGGTGGGGAACTGCCAGAGGACTTCTCGCTTTATCTTCACGCTCCAAGTTTGTCGGACGCAAGCCTGGCGCCTGAAGGCTCGGAGTGCTTTTATGTACTTGCTCCGGTGGCTCACCTTGGAAAGCTTAAGATTGATTGGAAGACAGAGGGTCCAAAGTATGCGGACCGCATTCTTTCCTATATGGAAGAGAAGTATCTTCCAGGTCTCAAGGAGAACCTCGTGGTGCAAAAGATCTTCACGCCCGAAGATTTCAAGTACGAGCTCAATTCGCACCTCGGGGCTGCGTTCTCACTTGAACCGAAGCTCACGCAAAGTGCGTATTTCCGACAGCACAACCGCGACTCGAAGATTGGCGGGTTATACTTCGTTGGTGCGGGCACTCACCCAGGGGCGGGAGTACCTGGTGTTGTGAATTCAGCAAAGGCAACAGCGGGACTTATGATTGAAGATTTAGGGAAGCTCTTCGGCGCGAAATCTGGTCTTAGTAAGGTGGCGGCCAACGATCCTGCAAAGACAGATATAGCCCGAACCGTCAATATGCCTGCCAGTCAAAACGAGCGCGGACCTGACGCCAATGTCTGA
- a CDS encoding phytoene/squalene synthase family protein has translation MSDLVRDGRDTTKAAKTDIQKGSKSFSFASLVFSKKEREACWRLYAWCRRSDDAIDSAVSREEAVHQLENLKVKTRASFRGEDLGEHPWTGLKEIAVRYRISEHAALDLLRGFETDLGEQRPVNGISVQMKSWDELADYCYCVAGTVGLMMCPIMGVKNPDAAKAAIAMGSAMQLTNISRDVREDFERGRVYLPADWLLARGVMPQDLLKTENRKAVFSVVQQMLDKAEDMYAMGEAGLRFLPWRAAWAVLVAAFVYREIGRQVLEKGSDTDFSRVVVGRSKKLFLFLQASVQLMKWRLVGYGPDRMESLKGQSNGINNILPS, from the coding sequence ATGTCTGATCTCGTTCGCGACGGCAGAGACACAACGAAGGCAGCAAAAACAGATATTCAGAAAGGCTCGAAGAGTTTTTCATTCGCGAGTCTCGTTTTTTCTAAGAAAGAACGCGAGGCATGTTGGCGTTTGTACGCCTGGTGCCGTCGTTCCGATGATGCCATCGACAGCGCAGTTTCTCGGGAAGAGGCAGTTCATCAATTAGAAAACTTAAAGGTTAAAACTCGTGCAAGCTTCCGAGGAGAAGACCTCGGAGAGCACCCTTGGACGGGACTGAAAGAGATTGCAGTTCGTTATCGCATTTCTGAACATGCGGCGCTCGATCTTCTTCGGGGTTTTGAAACAGATCTCGGTGAACAGCGACCAGTTAACGGGATTTCAGTGCAAATGAAATCTTGGGACGAGTTGGCTGACTATTGTTACTGTGTCGCTGGGACAGTCGGACTTATGATGTGTCCAATCATGGGAGTAAAGAATCCAGATGCTGCGAAAGCTGCGATTGCGATGGGTTCGGCGATGCAATTGACGAATATCTCCCGTGATGTTCGCGAGGATTTTGAAAGAGGCCGGGTTTATCTTCCAGCTGATTGGCTGTTGGCTCGCGGAGTAATGCCTCAGGACCTTTTGAAAACTGAAAACCGAAAGGCCGTGTTTTCGGTTGTTCAGCAAATGCTCGACAAAGCAGAAGATATGTACGCGATGGGGGAAGCTGGGTTACGATTTCTTCCGTGGCGAGCAGCTTGGGCAGTGTTAGTCGCTGCGTTTGTTTATCGCGAAATTGGACGTCAGGTTCTTGAAAAAGGGTCGGACACTGATTTTAGCAGAGTCGTCGTTGGTCGCAGTAAAAAGTTGTTTCTGTTTTTACAAGCCAGTGTCCAGCTGATGAAGTGGCGCTTGGTGGGTTATGGTCCGGATCGAATGGAATCTCTGAAAGGGCAATCAAATGGCATCAACAACATCCTTCCTTCGTGA
- a CDS encoding ABC transporter permease, producing MRIPIKLLILHTYYLTLENLRQPMYLVSTFVFPSLFFWFFGIPNAPDADGLAMLTASFCAFAVLSVVLFQFGIGVATDRETSWYSYLRVLPAPRGTQLAARIFSGIVFATLGVLGVLATARFLGDLDFAPYHWGQFLLTLALGAFPFACLGLALGLVVSARSSTPVLNLTYLPLSFAGGLWMPPGILPKVVQDVSVYLPSRHYGELLWATLLGGDIAKRDLWGLFAAFSVLLVLLVVLIRREEDQVFR from the coding sequence ATGAGAATCCCAATTAAACTTTTGATTCTTCATACCTACTATCTCACCCTCGAGAATCTTCGGCAGCCCATGTACTTGGTTTCGACTTTTGTGTTCCCTTCACTCTTCTTCTGGTTTTTTGGAATTCCCAACGCGCCAGATGCCGATGGTCTCGCGATGCTGACCGCTTCATTCTGCGCTTTTGCAGTACTCAGTGTCGTTCTGTTTCAGTTCGGAATAGGCGTCGCGACAGATCGTGAAACTTCTTGGTATTCTTACTTACGGGTGCTACCAGCCCCTCGAGGCACACAACTTGCGGCACGCATTTTTTCTGGAATTGTCTTCGCGACACTCGGCGTGCTTGGTGTGCTTGCAACCGCTAGGTTTTTAGGAGACCTCGACTTCGCTCCCTATCACTGGGGTCAGTTTTTACTGACACTCGCTCTGGGTGCGTTCCCTTTTGCTTGCCTTGGCCTCGCACTGGGTTTGGTGGTCAGCGCGCGATCATCGACGCCTGTTCTTAACTTGACGTACTTACCGCTGTCTTTCGCCGGGGGGCTCTGGATGCCGCCCGGTATTTTGCCAAAAGTCGTGCAAGATGTTTCAGTTTATCTACCAAGTCGTCATTACGGTGAACTGCTTTGGGCGACACTCTTAGGCGGCGACATTGCGAAGCGCGACCTTTGGGGATTGTTCGCTGCTTTTTCTGTTTTGCTTGTATTGCTTGTAGTCCTCATTCGCCGCGAAGAGGACCAGGTTTTTCGATAA
- a CDS encoding ABC transporter ATP-binding protein, with product MSQSIADFENVEKSYLGKAALGPLSFRLSPGQVTVFLGPNGAGKSTTFKILLGLREPTKGIARLFGHSPRSPEARLRVGYTSQDLSYPAHLNTSEVLSLVKGHFRNTFDLEELKRRFNLERVWKNKLGGLSGGERRRVGLACALIGRPELLILDEPTTGLDVESRKQLWQEIERFKKQGGSVLLATHDLHEAGLIADRVLLLEKGQLRIDGTIEEILKPIDFKRLRYHANGKIFEESVKDSDAKIRDLVNQGTHFENLEVRRLGLEEALEIHSGQWK from the coding sequence TTGAGCCAATCGATTGCCGATTTTGAAAATGTTGAAAAATCCTACCTAGGCAAAGCTGCACTCGGTCCACTTTCTTTTCGCCTAAGCCCAGGCCAAGTGACAGTGTTTCTTGGACCAAACGGCGCGGGAAAAAGTACGACGTTTAAAATTTTGCTGGGACTACGGGAGCCAACTAAAGGGATCGCGCGACTTTTCGGCCACTCCCCTCGCTCGCCCGAAGCGCGACTTCGAGTCGGTTACACCTCGCAGGATTTGTCTTACCCCGCGCATCTCAATACGAGCGAAGTCTTGAGCCTGGTTAAAGGACATTTTCGAAACACATTTGATCTCGAAGAGCTAAAACGCAGATTTAACCTGGAACGAGTTTGGAAAAATAAGCTAGGCGGGCTTAGCGGCGGCGAGCGTCGCCGCGTGGGACTCGCCTGCGCGCTCATTGGTCGTCCTGAACTTCTTATTCTCGACGAACCCACGACTGGTCTAGACGTGGAATCGAGAAAGCAACTCTGGCAAGAAATCGAGAGGTTTAAAAAGCAAGGTGGCTCTGTGCTCTTGGCCACTCATGATCTGCATGAGGCAGGACTAATTGCCGATCGAGTTCTATTGCTTGAAAAAGGTCAGCTGAGAATCGACGGAACGATCGAAGAGATCCTAAAACCGATTGATTTCAAGCGACTTCGCTACCATGCCAATGGAAAAATCTTTGAAGAGTCCGTCAAAGATAGCGATGCCAAAATTCGAGATCTCGTAAATCAAGGGACCCATTTCGAAAATCTTGAAGTTCGACGTCTTGGCCTAGAGGAAGCTTTGGAAATACATTCGGGGCAATGGAAATGA
- a CDS encoding sterol desaturase family protein → MSELSASRLDGLPGHFERLESYLPFDLTVFENFFLATLVLSAIVAFRYFLIVTPIWAMLYWHKPTTWAKRQIYETLPSKEMQGFEIKWSVITSLLFGLSGVGLGLIWQIGWTKIYLSFNQYGLWYLPVSFVVMSILHDFYFYVTHRWLHLPRVYRKFHSLHHQSLTPSPWASFSFHPVEGFIQALALPLIVLFLPVHPTVLLAYLTFMTVSAIINHLGFEVLPPNRFGRFLGRWLITGTHHAQHHRYFRTNYGLFFTFWDKVFATEDSRYEIELQRLTKNSDVQALVPAEDQL, encoded by the coding sequence GTGTCTGAACTTTCGGCTTCACGTTTAGATGGTTTACCAGGTCATTTTGAGCGCCTAGAGTCCTACCTCCCCTTTGATCTTACTGTTTTTGAAAACTTTTTTTTGGCAACTCTGGTCCTCTCGGCAATTGTCGCGTTTCGTTATTTTCTCATAGTTACTCCGATCTGGGCGATGCTTTACTGGCATAAACCAACTACTTGGGCGAAACGCCAAATTTACGAGACCCTACCGTCGAAGGAAATGCAGGGCTTCGAAATCAAATGGTCGGTGATCACCTCTTTGCTTTTCGGTTTAAGCGGAGTGGGACTTGGTCTCATTTGGCAAATTGGCTGGACCAAGATTTACTTGTCCTTCAACCAATATGGACTCTGGTATCTGCCTGTCAGTTTTGTGGTGATGTCGATCCTTCATGACTTCTACTTTTACGTCACACACCGCTGGCTTCATCTTCCTCGGGTGTATCGGAAGTTCCATTCACTGCATCATCAAAGTTTAACTCCCTCCCCTTGGGCCTCGTTTTCCTTTCATCCCGTTGAAGGTTTCATTCAGGCATTAGCACTTCCGTTGATTGTTTTATTTCTTCCAGTGCATCCGACGGTTTTACTCGCCTACCTAACGTTTATGACTGTGTCGGCAATCATCAATCATTTAGGTTTTGAGGTTCTGCCGCCAAACCGATTTGGTCGGTTTCTTGGAAGATGGCTTATTACTGGGACTCATCATGCGCAGCACCATCGCTATTTCCGAACCAACTACGGATTGTTTTTTACGTTTTGGGATAAAGTTTTTGCGACGGAGGACTCGCGGTATGAGATCGAACTCCAGCGCCTAACTAAGAATAGCGACGTTCAAGCACTGGTTCCGGCCGAGGACCAGCTTTGA
- the crtY gene encoding lycopene beta-cyclase CrtY, with protein sequence MAESLQKPNLETGNLATGAKILIEGAGLAGCMALIALKWRWPDLEIHLSSQPPHGTISADRSEAASKTWCFHEGDVQPESWAWLTPYISCSWSGYDVHFPKHSRSLLSRYYAIRSTDFFDRVKATYPMAFQGRDQQANYDLKIKATGWPPVSRSTDFGWQKFVGLDLKLKSPHGLQRPILKDARVEQIDGYRFFYCLPWSERSLLIEDTYYSNTPDLDVEKIRRKILQFAQLQGWEVESEERIEKGALPLDMGLCEIQARVDLKVGQISIGAASGLAHPVTGYTTSTLIQQIESMVREPSEDESSAGCDLVDLARRVDGVNENLRIQSRYFHLLNRMLFKVARPEERYVVLERFYRLSPDLISRFYAGRLNWTDRARILIGRPPVPLLPAVREFSSWI encoded by the coding sequence ATGGCAGAAAGTTTGCAAAAACCGAATCTCGAAACGGGCAATCTCGCAACGGGTGCTAAGATTCTAATCGAAGGAGCGGGGCTTGCCGGCTGTATGGCGCTGATTGCGCTCAAATGGCGATGGCCCGATTTGGAAATTCACCTTTCGTCGCAACCTCCGCACGGGACTATTTCGGCTGATCGGTCCGAAGCCGCAAGTAAGACCTGGTGTTTTCACGAAGGTGATGTTCAACCCGAGTCCTGGGCATGGCTGACGCCGTACATTTCTTGTTCATGGTCGGGCTATGACGTCCATTTTCCAAAGCATTCGCGATCTCTCTTGAGCCGGTATTATGCAATTCGTTCCACCGATTTTTTTGATCGCGTCAAAGCAACCTATCCGATGGCCTTTCAAGGGCGTGACCAACAGGCAAATTACGACTTGAAAATTAAGGCGACCGGTTGGCCGCCGGTATCGCGGTCAACGGATTTTGGCTGGCAGAAATTTGTCGGTCTCGATTTAAAGCTAAAATCCCCGCACGGTCTTCAGCGTCCGATTTTAAAAGATGCGCGGGTCGAGCAGATTGATGGCTATCGTTTCTTCTACTGTCTTCCTTGGTCTGAAAGGTCGCTCTTAATTGAAGACACCTATTATTCGAATACCCCTGATCTCGATGTCGAAAAAATTCGCCGAAAAATTCTTCAGTTTGCGCAGCTTCAAGGCTGGGAAGTAGAAAGCGAAGAGCGGATCGAGAAAGGGGCGTTGCCTCTTGATATGGGACTTTGTGAAATTCAAGCTAGGGTAGATCTTAAAGTTGGACAAATCTCGATTGGCGCTGCTTCTGGGCTTGCTCATCCGGTGACAGGCTACACAACCTCAACTTTGATTCAGCAAATCGAAAGCATGGTTCGTGAACCCAGCGAAGATGAAAGTTCTGCCGGATGTGATTTGGTAGATCTGGCTCGGCGGGTCGACGGCGTGAATGAGAACCTTCGTATTCAGTCTCGGTATTTTCACTTGCTCAATCGCATGTTGTTTAAAGTGGCGCGTCCTGAAGAGCGTTATGTCGTATTAGAGCGCTTTTATCGCCTGTCCCCAGATCTAATCTCACGTTTTTATGCTGGCCGTTTGAATTGGACGGATCGAGCTCGAATATTAATCGGCCGACCCCCTGTACCGCTGCTTCCCGCAGTTCGTGAATTTTCTTCCTGGATCTGA